A genomic segment from Aspergillus chevalieri M1 DNA, chromosome 7, nearly complete sequence encodes:
- a CDS encoding putative polyketide synthase (COG:Q;~EggNog:ENOG410PM4M;~InterPro:IPR016036,IPR016035,IPR016039,IPR042104, IPR014030,IPR011032,IPR013968,IPR001227,IPR032821, IPR014031,IPR014043,IPR020806,IPR020807,IPR020843, IPR020841,IPR009081,IPR029063,IPR036736,IPR036291, IPR013217;~PFAM:PF16197,PF00109,PF00550,PF13561,PF13489, PF02801,PF00698,PF13847,PF13649,PF08659,PF14765,PF00106, PF08242,PF08241;~SMCOG1093:Beta-ketoacyl synthase;~antiSMASH:Cluster_7.1;~go_function: GO:0016491 - oxidoreductase activity [Evidence IEA];~go_function: GO:0016740 - transferase activity [Evidence IEA];~go_function: GO:0016746 - transferase activity, transferring acyl groups [Evidence IEA];~go_function: GO:0031177 - phosphopantetheine binding [Evidence IEA]), which translates to MTSNTFDAASYSVAMPYVSDLDTDKSMPIAVVGMGFRGPGDATNVEKLWQMILEGREARTRIPQSRWNNDAFYHPDHSRHGTINVQDGHFLTEDVSLFDAPFFNMTSDEAASMDPQQRLLLEVTYEGLENAGIPLPRITGTKTSCFVGSFNADYTDLLLRDPEAVSMYQCTNAGQSRAMTANRVSYFYDLKGPSVTVDTACSGSLVALHLACQSLRTGDATMAIAAGVNVVLSHEFMTTMSMMKFLSPDGRCYTFDDNANGYARGEAVDCLILKPLEDAIRDKDTIRAVIRGSGSNQDGRTPGITLPNGAAQEALIRDVYNTAGLDPRETEFVEAHGTGTQAGDPIETSALSRVFGPGRAPDAPLRIGSIKTNVGHLEGSSGVAGVMKAVFMLENRTFLPNRNFTTPNPRILLDEWKLKIQLEPEAWDSPGPHRVSVNSFGYGGSNAHIILEDAAGYLSRRGLNGLYRKLQSPLAIPNDIAKHNSQSSRSRVFMISGFDEASCTKQAESLREYLLEKESLIDDAFMNNLASTLNEHRTRLPCKVAVTGGTIAEVAGALTSKVKVKRNTKKPTVGFVFTGQGAQSPGMGRELLDAYPVFRKSIENIDAYLKHEIWTNKDPSRLSRPLHSQPLCSALQIALVDLLASWGIVPDSVTGHSSGEIASAYAAGALSMEDAMSIAYHRGVSASKISTEGLIKGGMLALGMSAEDVQPYLEKLQSGQAVVACVNSPSSVTISGDVPAITELESFLIDKQVFSRRLAVDVAYHSHHMEQIAAQYLDSIAHVKPRKANHQDKTVSFFSSVTGTELSPAELGAQYWVRNLLGQVKFSDSLRTLCFEAGQKQRNSNTKRAKRAQKVSVDTLIEVGPHSAMSGAIKQIFKPDPKLSVAEIAYGSILVRKQNAVSTALSVAAMLAASSYPVNFQAVNNPTDDELRLLVDLPPYAWNHSRSYWSESRVSKAYRNRKFPRTDLLGVPDPVACPFEPRWRNYIRVVEIPWLRDHKIQSNIVYPAAGYIAMAIEAASQHSSGTLLNSATTGYLLRDVSIQSALVINEMSAVEVLISLREHAADGPDKSYEFHVYSASDDNRWTQHCKGFVSVQYTSPRYIEPRTELMTNGYSSTTLDVAQFYKTLAAAGLEYGPTFANMTAARYLLHSCVAEIAVPDTAAVMPTNYQHPHIIHPCTLDAIFHSIFPGLPGTLDGTLEPPIPVSIGEMYVSSDITTAPGSKLNVSTQVHEQGEQDVLASIQVSNAQTSETAVSISDLRCRRLASDSPKSTAKETRIAYRIDWQIDPDLLSKDGILYVLGNGCARRPVNGLLERCALQYIRQAIEVLSDAEIPPKNQAIWRSFVDIAKRHSSMESDITQPQIQQVLKTGPTGELLVAVGENIPAILQGKVDAATLLHSSGLLEKRLYDCYDSAAVYLRAVGHKNPSMSVLQIGAGTGGAIQSQFQILFLEGRNITPRFLDYTVTDADQSVLEDAAKNLSEYEEWIDFKTLDIEADPEPQGFASHHYDAIVIPHGIYAASSMEHVLKNIHQLLKPGGHLVLIDPASRHDGLVESAIFGCLPGWPHGEWDQVLRGAQFSGVDHLIDFDDTSLILSSPLRQPPSVTPAGILIIAEESNSVCLPYLRDMLSAVQLTAEITDLAHAKPEGRLCIVLSDILTPSMTDADDATFETVKTIFLQSSGVLWVTRGGDTLSPRDPDASIITGFARTARSESGVEPIVTLDLDARDVLSPERTAEVIFRLFQYRFFVNSSMHADTEYSESGGILSIPRVVEEPRLNKHLATALNPRVLTEQPFYQHDRPLRANVSSRDRSERVYFVNDTRASELPPDHVGIRVQVVGLTKHDTRIQPGEENVGTQCSGTVYAIGNAVQGFEIGDQVACLGTGTVASIYHDRVEAYQKIPPGTSLDIAATLPVPFCTAFYVLYHLARVGPNDTILINGAASAYGQAMVKVANGTGARIFAIVADEKQKTFLFFTAKIPADQILVRDVDDFTDRVERATGGDVDVVVDCNDSDQDVKLLANRVNTYGRFIKLEGADSKNIRFSSFNQEAMFTVFSLETLRREKPGVLYDVFRQVMDLFRDGTLQGPPLLQSANISELNNVLDSFDPDSSHFTTITAAPDDLIRATRRKADLLLRSDASYMLVGGLGGIGRATALWMAERGAQNLIFVNRSGLSRESSKETVRVLEERGVRVIVYACDISDSRQMQTMVSELAQQAPPIRGVIQAAMVLKDTHIEKMTSETYHAVLQPKYSGTWNLHRHLPSENLDFFLLLSSISGIIGNATQAAYAAGSTFMDAFASYRSRNLGLPTVSLDLGVITDVGYVAEHQGLAAAMEQQGFQGTDTPTLLALIEMAISQPIEFHQVITGLGEWKGSGKSLTNFDAPLFARYRRLFTSSDSIDSDNDVSAVDRLREDLAAAKTLDDATVLVYTALSAKIAAHLSLSVESIDPSSPISEYGVDSHVAVELRNWITEKMESTVPILEILASGSVGELAAKIAGKSKLVKLED; encoded by the exons ATGACGTCCAACACATTTGATGCCGCATCATACTCCGTTGCAATGCCCTACGTTTCTGACCTCGATACCGACAAGTCCATGCCCATAGCTGTCGTGGGCATGGGCTTCCGTGGTCCAGGAGATGCAACCAACGTCGAAAAACTCTGGCAGATGATACTTGAGGGCCGTGAAGCACGAACTCGGATTCCCCAATCAAGGTGGAATAACGATGCCTTTTATCACCCAGATCATTCGAGGCACGGGACG ATCAATGTCCAAGACGGCCATTTCCTTACAGAGGATGTCTCATTGTTTGATGCTCCATTTTTTAATATGACCAGCGATGAAGCAGCT TCTATGGACCCCCAGCAAAGGCTTCTTCTGGAAGTTACATATGAAGGCCTTGAAAATGCTGGTATCCCTCTTCCCCGGATAACCGGTACCAAAACCTCTTGTTTCGTTGGTTCCTTCAATGCAGACTATACCGATCTTCTCCTTCGTGATCCGGAGGCCGTCTCCATGTACCAATGCACGAATGCTGGCCAGTCTCGCGCCATGACTGCAAACCGGGTGTCGTATTTCTATGACCTTAAAGGGCCTAGTGTAACCGTTGACACTGCGTGCTCCGGGAGCTTGGTGGCACTGCATTTAGCCTGCCAGAGTTTGAGAACGGGTGACGCCACGATGGCCATTGCAGCAGGTGTCAACGTCGTACTCAGCCACGAATTTATGACCACCATGAGCATGATGAA ATTCCTATCTCCCGACGGACGTTGTTATACATTTGATGACAATGCCAATGGATATGCCCGTGGAGAAGCAGTCGACTGTCTGATCCTTAAACCTCTCGAAGATGCCATTCGAGACAAGGACACCATCCGCGCCGTCATCCGCGGCTCTGGATCCAACCAAGACGGCCGCACCCCGGGTATCACGTTACCCAACGGCGCCGCACAAGAAGCCCTGATCCGCGATGTGTACAACACGGCTGGACTCGATCCTCGTGAGACAGAATTCGTCGAAGCTCATGGTAcgggcacacaagccggtgATCCCATTGAGACCTCGGCTCTATCAAGGGTTTTTGGACCGGGTCGTGCCCCTGATGCACCGCTGCGTATTGGGTCAATCAAAACGAATGTCGGTCACTTGGAGGGGTCCAGTGGCGTCGCTGGAGTGATGAAAGCTGTATTTATGCTGGAGAATAGGACATTCCTCCCGAACCGCAACTTCACCACCCCCAACCCGCGAATTCTGCTGGATGAGTGGAAGCTAAAG ATACAACTGGAGCCTGAAGCATGGGACAGTCCTGGTCCCCATCGTGTCTCTGTGAATAGCTTCGGATACGGTGGTAGCAATGCTCACATCATTCTTGAGGATGCTGCGGGATATCTCTCCAGGCGGGGTCTGAACGGACTCTACCGGAAACTGCAATCACCATTGGCAATTCCAAACGATATTGCAAAACACAATTCTCAGTCCTCGCGATCTCGCGTCTTCATGATTTCTGGTTTTGATGAAGCCTCGTGCACGAAGCAGGCAGAGAGTCTACGCGAATATCTTCTCGAAAAAGAGTCGCTGATCGACGATGCCTTTATGAACAATTTGGCTTCCACACTCAATGAGCACCGTACCAGACTACCGTGCAAAGTCGCAGTGACTGGTGGCACAATCGCTGAGGTTGCGGGAGCCTTAACCAGTAAGGTCAAAGTCAAGAGGAATACCAAGAAACCTACAGTCGGATTCGTCTTCACTGGGCAGGGTGCTCAATCACCAGGAATGGGAAGGGAACTTCTTGATGCCTACCCTGTTTTTCGGAAGTCTATCGAGAATATCGATGCGTACCTAAAAC acgaaatatggacaaaCAAAGACCCTTCCCGACTGAGCCGTCCCCTCCACAGTCAACCTCTCTGCTCTGCACTACAGATCGCCTTGGTAGATCTCCTCGCAAGCTGGGGAATCGTCCCCGACTCCGTAACGGGCCACTCCAGCGGGGAAATCGCATCCGCATACGCAGCTGGCGCAttgagcatggaggatgcAATGTCGATTGCGTACCATCGAGGTGTTTCAGCCAGCAAAATCTCAACCGAAGGACTAATAAAAGGGGGCATGCTCGCCCTGGGAATGTCAGCGGAAGACGTCCAGCCATACCTGGAGAAGCTGCAATCGGGCCAAGCAGTTGTGGCTTGTGTCAACAGCCCATCTAGTGTTACCATCTCCGGTGATGTTCCGGCGATCACGGAGCTCGAGAGCTTTCTCATCGATAAGCAGGTGTTCAGTCGTCGATTGGCAGTTGATGTCGCCTACCATTCTCATCATATGGAACAAATAGCTGCTCAGTACCTGGATTCAATCGCTCATGTCAAACCAAGGAAAGCCAACCACCAGGACAAAACGGTCTCATTCTTCTCGTCCGTAACAGGAACGGAACTCTCCCCGGCTGAACTTGGAGCCCAGTACTGGGTCCGCAATTTACTTGGTCAGGTCAAATTCTCGGATTCCTTGCGCACGCTCTGCTTTGAGGCAGGTCAAAAGCAACGTAATTCAAATACCAAACGCGCTAAGCGTGCACAAAAAGTCAGCGTCGACACCTTGATTGAGGTTGGGCCTCATTCCGCTATGTCCGGTGCTATCAAGCAAATCTTCAAACCTGATCCAAAGCTCTCTGTCGCTGAGATTGCCTACGGGAGCATCCTCGTTCGGAAGCAGAATGCCGTTTCAACTGCCCTATCAGTGGCGGCGATGCTTGCGGCATCTAGCTACCCGGTGAACTTCCAAGCAGTGAACAATCCCACAGATGATGAGCTTCGCCTCCTTGTCGACCTTCCGCCGTATGCGTGGAATCACTCCCGATCATACTGGTCCGAGTCACGAGTTAGTAAGGCATATCGGAACCGAAAATTTCCGCGTACGGATCTTCTCGGTGTACCGGATCCCGTGGCTTGTCCATTCGAGCCCCGATGGAGGAATTATATCCGCGTGGTTgagattccatggctcagggaCCATAAGATCCAGTCCAATATCGTATATCCGGCAGCTGGTTATATCGCTATGGCTATAGAGGCAGCGTCACAACATAGCTCGGGGACCTTGTTGAATTCAGCAACCACTGGGTACCTGCTGAGAGACGTATCCATACAGTCCGCCCTAGTCATCAACGAGATGTCAGCTGTGGAGGTGCTGATCTCCCTCAGAGAACACGCAGCGGACGGTCCTGACAAGTCGTACGAGTTCCATGTTTATTCTGCATCAGACGATAATCGTTGGACACAGCATTGCAAGGGGTTTGTCAGTGTCCAATATACATCCCCCAGATATATCGAGCCCCGCACAGAACTTATGACCAATGGGTACAGTTCCACGACTCTGGACGTTGCACAATTCTATAAGAcgcttgctgctgctggtttaGAATATGGGCCAACATTTGCCAACATGACAGCAGCCCGTTACTTGTTGCACAGTTGTGTGGCGGAGATCGCCGTCCCTGATACAGCGGCTGTGATGCCCACTAACTACCAGCATCCGCATATAATTCACCCGTGCACTCTCGACGCTATCTTCCATTCCATATTCCCAGGTCTACCAGGTACCTTGGATGGTACGCTCGAGCCGCCTATTCCTGTCTCCATCGGCGAGATGTATGTTTCTAGCGATATCACTACAGCACCGGGAAGCAAACTGAATGTGTCCACGCAAGTCCATGAACAAGGCGAGCAGGATGTCCTCGCTTCGATTCAAGTTTCTAATGCTCAGACCTCTGAAACTGCGGTGTCTATCTCTGATCTCCGATGCAGGAGGCTTGCAAGCGACTCGCCCAAGAGCACAGCGAAGGAGACTCGCATCGCGTACAGAATAGATTGGCAGATAGATCCAGATCTTTTGTCCAAGGACGGTATATTGTATGTGCTGGGCAATGGATGTGCGAGAAGGCCAGTCAATGGACTCCTTGAACGATGCGCATTGCAATATATCCGCCAGGCAATCGAAGTGCTCAGCGACGCAGAAATCCCGCCAAAGAACCAAGCGATCTGGAGGTCCTTCGTCGATATCGCCAAAAGGCACAGTTCGATGGAATCCGACATCACACAGCCCCAAATTCAGCAAGTATTGAAGACTGGTCCGACGGGCGAACTTCTAGTTGCCGTCGGCGAAAACATCCCCGCTATCCTACAAGGAAAGGTGGACGCAGCCACTCTCCTTCACAGCTCGGGTCTCCTTGAGAAACGCCTTTATGATTGCTACGACTCAGCAGCTGTGTATTTGCGGGCAGTCGGTCACAAGAATCCCAGCATGTCAGTCTTGCAGATCGGTGCAGGAACAGGAGGGGCGATCCAGTCACAGTTCCAAATTCTTTTCTTGGAAGGAAGAAATATCACCCCTCGCTTCCTAGACTACACAGTCACGGACGCAGACCAATCTGTTCTCGAGGACGCAGCAAAGAATTTATCTGAGTATGAAGAGTGGATCGATTTCAAGACTCTCGATATCGAAGCCGATCCTGAGCCACAGGGCTTTGCTTCACACCACTACGATGCGATAGTCATTCCGCATGGGATCTATGCTGCTAGTTCGATGGAGCATGTCCTCAAAAACATCCATCAGCTGCTCAAGCCAGGCGGTCATCTGGTCCTGATAGATCCTGCGAGTAGGCATGACGGTCTCGTCGAGTCTGCCATCTTCGGCTGTCTTCCTGGATGGCCGCACGGCGAATGGGACCAAGTGCTTCGAGGCGCACAATTCTCTGGCGTCGACCATCTTATCGACTTTGATGATACTTCGCTTATTCTCAGCAGCCCACTGAGACAGCCTCCCTCTGTTACTCCTGCCGGGATACTGATCATTGCTGAAGAGAGCAACTCTGTCTGCCTGCCATACTTGCGAGACATGCTCTCCGCCGTTCAACTCACAGCAGAAATAACGGATCTCGCACACGCAAAACCAGAAGGACGACTATGCATCGTCCTTAGTGACATCCTGACACCTTCAATGACCGACGCAGATGATGCCACCTTTGAAACGGTCAAGACAATCTTCCTTCAAAGCTCCGGCGTTCTATGGGTTACACGCGGTGGAGATACCTTGAGCCCCAGGGACCCAGACGCATCAATTATCACGGGATTTGCTCGGACAGCACGCTCAGAGTCTGGCGTAGAACCCATAGTCACGCTGGATCTTGATGCGCGGGATGTGTTATCTCCTGAACGAACAGCGGAGGTGATATTCAGATTATTCCAGTATCGTTTCTTCGTCAACAGCTCGATGCATGCCGATACTGAGTATTCCGAGTCTGGGGGAATCCTGTCTATACCACGGGTCGTGGAAGAACCTCGTCTGAACAAACATCTTGCGACGGCATTGAATCCACGGGTGCTGACGGAACAGCCATTCTACCAGCATGATCGGCCATTGCGGGCGAATGTCAGCAGCCGAGATAGGTCCGAAAGGGTTTACTTCGTTAATGATACCCGAGCGTCTGAACTTCCTCCAGATCATGTTGGGATCAGAGTCCAAGTCGTCGGACTGACCAAGCATGATACCCGAATCCAACCGGGCGAGGAGAATGTTGGTACGCAGTGCAGCGGAACAGTCTATGCCATCGGTAATGCCGTTCAGGGCTTCGAAATCGGAGATCAGGTCGCTTGTCTAGGCACTGGAACAGTAGCCAGCATTTATCATGACCGTGTGGAGGCGTACCAGAAAATCCCACCCGGCACGTCACTGGACATCGCTGCCACCTTGCCTGTACCATTCTGCACGGCATTCTATGTCCTCTACCACTTGGCTCGTGTTGGCCCTAATGATACGATCCTCATTAACGGGGCTGCGAGCGCATACGGTCAGGCAATGGTCAAAGTCGCCAATGGCACAGGTGCGAGGATCTTCGCAATAGTTGCCGACGAAAAGCAGAAGAcgttcctcttcttcacagCCAAGATACCAGCAGATCAGATTCTTGTTCGCGACGTGGATGATTTCACCGACAGGGTTGAACGCGCTACAGGCGGAGATGTGGACGTTGTCGTTGACTGCAACGACTCTGATCAAGACGTTAAGCTGTTGGCTAACCGGGTCAATACGTACGGGCGGTTCATCAAGTTGGAGGGCGCTGATTCGAAGAATATCCGATTTTCTTCGTTTAACCAAGAGGCCATGTTCACGGTGTTTTCTCTCGAGACGCTAAGGAGAGAGAAGCCTGGTGTCTTATATGATGTCTTCCGGCAAGTGATGGATCTTTTCCGCGACGGAACATTACAAGGACCTCCCTTGTTACAATCAGCCAACATTTCAGAGCTCAACAATGTGCTAGACTCGTTTGATCCTGACAGTTCTCATTTCACGACGATCACAGCCGCCCCGGACGATCTTATCAGG GCAACACGTCGAAAGGCAGATCTACTTCTCCGTTCGGACGCTTCGTATATGCTCGTTGGTGGACTTGGCGGTATTGGACGGGCAACTGCTCTCTGGATGGCTGAGCGCGGAGCACAAAACCTCATTTTCGTGAATCGGAGTGGTCTGTCAAGGGAGTCGTCGAAGGAGACTGTTCGAGTTTTAGAAGAACGTGGAGTCCGGGTGATTGTTTACGCCTGCGATATCTCAGATAGCAGACAAATGCAGACCATGGTCTCTGAGCTCGCACAACAAGCACCACCAATCCGAGGTGTTATCCAAGCCGCCATGGTGTTAAAG GACACACACATCGAGAAAATGACCTCCGAGACCTACCACGCCGTCCTCCAACCAAAGTACAGCGGGACCTGGAACCTCCACCGCCACCTTCCATCCGAAAACCTggacttcttcctcctcctctcctcgaTAAGCGGGATAATCGGCAACGCCACACAAGCTGCCTACGCCGCCGGCTCAACCTTCATGGACGCCTTTGCATCCTACCGCTCGCGCAATCTTGGCTTACCGACCGTCTCTCTCGACCTCGGCGTCATCACGGATGTAGGCTACGTCGCCGAACATCAGGGCCTAGCAGCGGCGATGGAACAGCAGGGCTTCCAGGGGACTGATACGCCGACGCTACTGGCGTTGATTGAGATGGCGATTTCGCAGCCGATAGAGTTCCATCAGGTGATCACGGGCTTGGGCGAGTGGAAGGGGTCAGGGAAGTCGCTGACGAATTTTGATGCGCCGCTTTTTGCGCGGTATCGTCGTTTGTTCACGTCTTCGGATTCTATCGATTCTGATAATGATGTGTCTGCCGTGGACAGGCTTCGCGAGGATCTAGCTGCGGCGAAGACACTCGATGATGCGACAGTTTTGGTCTATACAGCCCTCAGCGCCAAGATAGCAGCGCATCTGTCTCTCTCCGTTGAGAGTATTGATCCCTCGAGTCCGATCTCGGAGTACGGCGTTGATTCGCATGTCGCGGTGGAACTCAGGAACTGGATTAcagagaagatggagagtacGGTGCCTATTCTGGAGATATTGGCGAGTGGCTCGGTGGGAGAGTTGGCAGCGAAGATTGCAGGAAAGTCGAAGTTGGTTAAATTGGAAGACTAA
- a CDS encoding TspO/MBR family protein (COG:T;~EggNog:ENOG410PN2S;~InterPro:IPR004307,IPR038330;~PFAM:PF03073;~SECRETED:SignalP(1-13);~TransMembrane:5 (o12-33i54-73o98-116i123-143o149-173i);~antiSMASH:Cluster_7.1;~go_component: GO:0016021 - integral component of membrane [Evidence IEA]): protein MSWSFALPQAVFASPILSTATPLAGGMLTGYLVNRGGTTKAKYGSIRQPPFRPPTWLFPAVWTLLYPLMGYAAHHASMTGLSAATFSPELRDLTKKSQTLYTVQLVFNYLWMPLFFGLRRPDLALADLVAIGGNVAGLLHLWWQIDRTAFWMLVPYASWVGFAMYLNIGVGWLNNWRI from the exons ATGTCGTGGTCATTCGCTCTCCCCCAGGCAGTATTTGCCTCGCCAATTCTTTCCACGGCCACCCCCCTGGCCGGAGGAATGTTAACGGGCTATCTGGTCAACC GAGGCGGCACGACCAAAGCCAAGTATGGCAGCATCCGGCAACCTCCGTTTCGCCCCCCGACGTGGCTCTTCCCTGCAGTCTGGACACTGCTCTACCCACTGATGGGCTACGCTGCCCACCACGCAAGCATGACGGGCCTATCAGCAGCGACATTTTCGCCGGAGCTCCGTGATTTGACCAAGAAGTCGCAGACACTTTACACGGTCCAATTGGTATTCAACTATCTGTGGATGCCGCTATTCTTTGGACTCCGGCGTCCGGATCTAGCCTTGGCGGATCTGGTCGCGATAGGGGGAAATGTGGCTGGATTGCTGCATCTCTGGTGGCAAATTGACCGGACGGCGTTTTGGATGCTAGTGCCATATGCGAGTTGGGTGGGATTCGCAATGTATCTGAACATTGGCGTCGGATGGTTGAATAACTGGCGGATATAA
- a CDS encoding uncharacterized protein (COG:S;~EggNog:ENOG410PYKZ;~InterPro:IPR005645,IPR029058;~PFAM:PF03959;~antiSMASH:Cluster_7.1): MPLRLLCLHGWGTSIKILQSQLGPLMSDLRRDNTATFHFLEGECDSDPGPGIAGYFDGPYYSYYKFPRSFSDVDDSDVLDAYDQLYTVIEEEGPFDGILGFSHGGTLAAGFLIQHAKRFPHDPPLVRCAIFINSLPPFRMNPGEKPVIDMSLEGYLSLPTVSIAGAQDSLLEYSRALHELCSPTSAWIVHSKGHDIPGDRTNVAQMATAIRKLAVLVNLPTG, encoded by the exons ATGCCCCTACGGTTGCTTTGTCTCCATGGCTGGGGAACCAGCATCAAG ATCCTCCAGTCCCAATTGG GACCCCTAATGTCCGATCTCCGGCGAGACAATACTGCTACTTTCCACTTCCTGGAAGGCGAATGCGACTCTGATCCCGGCCCGGGGATTGCTGGTTATTTCGACGGTCCCTACTACAGCTACTACAAGTTTCCCCGGTCATTTTCCGACGTTGATGATTCCGATGTTCTGGACGCCTACGATCAGCTCTACACGGTGATTGAAGAAGAGGGTCCATTCGATGGCATTCTTGGCTTCTCACATGGCGGTACCCTGGCTGCCGGGTTCCTCATACAGCATGCCAAGCGATTCCCACATGATCCGCCTCTTGTTCGCTGTGCTATCTTTATCAATTCCCTTCCCCCGTTCCGGATGAATCCAGGGGAGAAGCCTGTCATTGACATGAGTCTGGAAGGCTACTTGTCCTTGCCAACAGTGAGCATTGCAGGTGCTCAAGATTCGCTATTGGAATATTCACGGGCGCTGCATGAGCTCTGTTCCCCGACCTCAGCCTGGATCGTCCATTCCAAGGGCCACGACATCCCGGGAGATAGAACGAACGTGGCCCAAATGGCAACCGCCATTCGTAAATTGGCCGTCTTGGTAAACTTGCCCACTGGATGA